The Xanthomonas sontii genome contains a region encoding:
- a CDS encoding arylesterase, with amino-acid sequence MRESPMRGDETRSKRAWMRRAWLLLAWWVLLPAIACAKGATGPVLVLGDSLSAAHNIPVQSGWVALLDKRLQQQMRAPPAVVNASISGETSSGALTRLPALLQKHRPSVVVIELGGNDALRGLSPAELRGNLEKMIVLSRDAGAKVLLLGIDVPPNYGPGYRQRLRAVYADLARQYRTGLLPFLLEGVALNPALMQGDGLHPTAAAQPKVLDNVWPQLKPLIAQ; translated from the coding sequence ATGAGGGAATCTCCAATGCGTGGCGACGAGACGAGAAGCAAGCGGGCCTGGATGCGCCGCGCCTGGCTGCTGCTGGCATGGTGGGTGCTGCTGCCCGCCATCGCCTGTGCCAAAGGTGCGACGGGGCCGGTGCTGGTGCTCGGCGACAGCCTCAGCGCGGCGCACAACATCCCGGTGCAGTCCGGCTGGGTGGCCTTGCTGGACAAGCGCCTGCAGCAACAGATGCGGGCGCCACCGGCGGTGGTCAATGCCAGCATCAGCGGCGAGACCTCCTCCGGCGCGCTGACCCGCCTGCCGGCGCTGCTGCAGAAGCACCGGCCGTCGGTGGTGGTCATCGAACTGGGCGGCAACGACGCGTTGCGCGGGCTGAGCCCGGCCGAACTGCGCGGCAACCTGGAGAAGATGATCGTGCTCAGCCGTGACGCCGGTGCGAAGGTGCTGTTGCTGGGCATCGACGTGCCGCCGAACTACGGACCGGGCTACCGGCAGCGCCTGCGTGCGGTCTATGCGGACCTGGCCAGGCAGTACCGGACCGGCCTGCTGCCGTTCCTGCTGGAGGGCGTGGCGCTGAACCCGGCGCTGATGCAGGGCGATGGCCTGCACCCCACCGCGGCGGCCCAGCCCAAGGTGCTGGACAATGTCTGGCCTCAGCTCAAGCCATTGATCGCGCAGTAG
- a CDS encoding ABC transporter ATP-binding protein produces the protein MTIGEGDSVAIVGASGSGKTTLLGLLAGLDLPTRGEIVLAGQSLNALDEEARAALRAREVGFVFQSFHLLPSLTAAENIALPLELAGREDPARVREVLEAVGLSARARHYPRQLSGGEQQRVALARAFVARPRILFADEPTGSLDQATGQQISDLLFALNEGSDTTLVLVTHDMRLAQRCEHRYRLDGGRLRGADAADAA, from the coding sequence TTGACCATCGGTGAAGGCGACAGCGTCGCCATCGTCGGCGCCTCCGGCTCCGGCAAGACCACCCTGCTCGGCCTGCTGGCCGGCCTCGACCTGCCCACGCGCGGCGAGATCGTGCTGGCCGGGCAGTCGCTCAACGCATTGGACGAGGAAGCGCGCGCCGCGCTGCGCGCGCGCGAGGTCGGCTTCGTGTTCCAGAGTTTCCATCTGCTGCCGTCGCTGACCGCGGCGGAAAACATCGCGCTGCCGCTGGAGTTGGCCGGACGCGAGGATCCGGCGCGGGTGCGCGAGGTGCTGGAAGCGGTCGGGCTGAGCGCGCGGGCGCGGCACTATCCGCGGCAACTGTCCGGCGGCGAGCAGCAGCGCGTGGCGCTGGCGCGCGCCTTCGTGGCGCGGCCGCGGATCCTGTTCGCCGACGAGCCCACGGGCAGCCTCGACCAGGCCACCGGGCAACAGATCAGCGACCTGCTGTTCGCGCTCAACGAAGGCAGCGACACCACCCTGGTGCTGGTCACCCACGACATGCGCCTGGCGCAGCGCTGCGAACACCGCTACCGGCTCGACGGCGGCCGCCTGCGCGGCGCCGACGCGGCGGATGCCGCATGA
- a CDS encoding ABC transporter permease, protein MNVLRHAARALRRELFAGDLLTVFAALVLGVAVMTAVGTLVDRVTLALTGSAAEVIGGDLGVSGRQDIPAAFAEEAQRRGLRSTRMVSFPSVLFHGDASQMANIKAVGAGYPLRGELLVARDTVGAGSERAGPPPRGEAYADPRLLEALGLKLGDALEFGAGTLRVTRVLRAEPDASGELMQLSPPLLVNRADVDAAGLLGPGSRASYRLMFAGAPGEIAALREWLAPRAKAYRLVGIEDTQRGVRGAFDRAGRFLALAALLAVLLAGVATALAANRFALRRIDQVAVLRCLGARQRDILGALAVQLLLLAIPACALGVGLGMLAQVGLVEALGSLIPDRLPLPQATPALAGAGIGLLLLLGFGLPPLLRLRDVPPMRVLNRSFAALPPTSLLVYAAALVATVVLAVYATGDGVLAAWVLGGLTLLAALAAAVGGVLLAVLRRLQGQLRGPWKLGLAALTRRRALSVVQLVGLSLSLCALLLLAVIGPGLLGQWRDRLPADTPNYFLMNIQPDQAEQVLGTLRTLGVADAAVEPFSTGKLVAINGKPPQRREQGPEDDGDGSDRPINFSWRHEFPAANRLLSGRFWAADSTAAEASVEEGWAQRYGLKLGDRITLLLGDQQRSFTVTNVRKADWDSFRVNFFLLLNAGAVQDAPYNLISAFHLPRASAAQLSGLSRAYPNVSLLDIDAILQRVREVIDRVAQAVQLVMGFSLLAGALVLLAALQATAGERRYDSAVLRTLGARRGQLRGAVLVEFGALGLLAAILAVGAAAIIGVVVARQAFDLALSPPWPALLLGGLGGVALSLLAGWSGTRRILRTPPALALREQ, encoded by the coding sequence ATGAACGTGCTGCGCCACGCCGCGCGCGCACTGCGCCGCGAGCTGTTCGCCGGCGATCTGCTGACCGTGTTCGCCGCGCTGGTGCTGGGCGTGGCGGTGATGACCGCGGTCGGCACCCTGGTCGACCGGGTGACCCTGGCGCTGACCGGCAGCGCCGCCGAGGTGATCGGCGGCGACCTCGGCGTCAGCGGGCGCCAGGACATCCCCGCCGCCTTCGCCGAGGAAGCGCAACGGCGCGGGCTGCGCAGTACGCGCATGGTCAGTTTCCCCAGCGTGCTGTTCCATGGCGACGCCAGCCAGATGGCCAACATCAAGGCGGTGGGCGCGGGCTATCCGCTGCGCGGCGAGTTGCTGGTCGCGCGCGACACCGTCGGCGCCGGCAGCGAACGCGCCGGTCCGCCGCCGCGCGGCGAAGCCTATGCCGATCCGCGCCTGCTCGAGGCGCTGGGGCTGAAGCTCGGCGATGCGCTGGAGTTCGGCGCCGGCACGCTGCGCGTGACCCGGGTGCTGCGCGCCGAACCGGATGCCTCCGGGGAGCTGATGCAGTTGTCGCCGCCGCTGCTGGTGAACCGCGCCGACGTCGATGCCGCCGGTCTGCTCGGCCCCGGCAGCCGCGCTTCCTATCGACTGATGTTCGCCGGTGCGCCCGGCGAGATCGCCGCCCTGCGCGAATGGCTGGCGCCACGCGCCAAGGCCTACCGCCTGGTCGGCATCGAGGACACCCAGCGCGGCGTACGTGGCGCCTTCGACCGCGCCGGGCGCTTCCTGGCCCTGGCCGCGTTGCTGGCGGTGCTGCTGGCCGGCGTCGCCACCGCGCTGGCCGCCAACCGCTTCGCCCTGCGCCGCATCGACCAGGTCGCGGTCTTGCGTTGCCTGGGCGCGCGCCAACGCGACATCCTCGGTGCGCTGGCGGTGCAGTTGCTGCTGCTGGCGATCCCCGCCTGCGCACTCGGCGTGGGCCTGGGCATGCTGGCCCAGGTCGGCCTGGTCGAAGCGCTGGGCAGCCTGATTCCCGACCGCCTGCCGCTGCCGCAGGCGACCCCGGCGCTGGCCGGCGCCGGCATCGGCCTGTTGCTGCTGCTCGGCTTCGGCCTGCCGCCGCTGCTGCGCCTGCGCGACGTCCCGCCGATGCGCGTGCTCAACCGCAGCTTTGCCGCACTGCCGCCAACCTCACTGCTGGTCTACGCCGCGGCCCTGGTCGCCACCGTGGTGCTGGCGGTCTACGCCACCGGCGACGGCGTGCTGGCGGCCTGGGTGCTGGGCGGCCTGACCCTGCTGGCGGCGCTGGCCGCGGCGGTCGGCGGCGTGCTGCTGGCGGTGCTGCGGCGACTGCAGGGACAGCTGCGCGGGCCTTGGAAGCTGGGCCTGGCGGCGCTGACCCGGCGCCGCGCACTGAGCGTGGTGCAACTGGTGGGCCTGTCGCTGTCGCTGTGCGCCCTGCTGTTGCTGGCGGTGATCGGCCCCGGCCTGCTGGGACAATGGCGCGACCGGCTGCCGGCGGACACGCCGAACTACTTCCTGATGAACATCCAGCCCGATCAGGCCGAGCAGGTGCTCGGCACCTTGCGCACGCTCGGTGTCGCCGATGCGGCAGTCGAGCCGTTCAGCACCGGCAAGCTGGTGGCGATCAACGGCAAGCCGCCGCAGCGCCGCGAGCAGGGGCCGGAGGACGATGGCGATGGCAGCGACCGGCCGATCAACTTCTCCTGGCGGCACGAGTTCCCCGCCGCCAACCGGCTGCTGTCCGGACGCTTCTGGGCCGCCGACAGCACCGCCGCCGAGGCCTCGGTGGAGGAAGGCTGGGCGCAGCGTTACGGGCTCAAGCTCGGCGACCGCATCACCCTGCTGCTCGGCGACCAGCAACGCAGCTTCACCGTCACCAATGTGCGCAAGGCCGACTGGGATTCGTTCCGGGTCAACTTCTTCCTGCTGCTCAACGCCGGCGCAGTGCAGGATGCGCCGTACAACCTGATCTCCGCCTTCCACCTGCCGCGCGCCTCGGCCGCGCAACTGAGCGGGCTCAGCCGCGCCTATCCGAACGTGTCGCTGCTGGACATCGACGCGATCCTGCAGCGGGTGCGCGAAGTCATCGACCGCGTCGCCCAGGCGGTGCAACTGGTGATGGGCTTCAGCCTGCTGGCCGGCGCGCTGGTGTTACTCGCCGCCCTGCAGGCCACCGCCGGCGAGCGCCGCTACGACAGCGCGGTGCTGCGCACCCTGGGCGCGCGGCGCGGGCAGTTGCGCGGCGCGGTGCTGGTGGAGTTCGGCGCGCTCGGCCTGCTCGCCGCGATCCTCGCGGTCGGCGCGGCGGCGATCATCGGCGTGGTGGTGGCCAGGCAGGCCTTCGACCTCGCGCTGTCGCCGCCGTGGCCGGCGCTGCTGCTCGGCGGCCTCGGTGGCGTGGCGCTGAGCCTGCTAGCCGGCTGGTCCGGCACCCGCCGCATCCTGCGCACGCCGCCGGCGCTGGCACTGCGCGAGCAGTGA
- a CDS encoding DUF6607 family protein yields the protein MKKAPPLLCTLLLAGSLPVHAESADPARDRSSILAMQGEYTVAFAFDETVLLQPGYARAAPMRSGGDEVVIVVEDSPRKVVLQHLLVEPKSGHVTKHWRQDWIYEAPQRFEFSADQTWQVRPLDAATTRGAWTQCVYEVSDAPRYCGTGRWDYADGHPTWTSDLSWRPLPRREYTKRSDYNALAVINRHTLTPAGWTHEQFNTKVLRKPDGSQQAIAREFGFNDYVKTTSVDFTPARTYWSATRDYWARVRARWDGLLGKPPGVQLKTKVDGMAIIVPLFAQAEAVQQGKPVSDAQLDAVFAQWTAPAPAAR from the coding sequence ATGAAGAAAGCTCCGCCCCTGCTCTGCACCCTGCTGCTTGCTGGCAGCCTCCCCGTCCACGCCGAGAGCGCCGACCCGGCGCGCGACCGTTCCAGCATCCTGGCGATGCAGGGCGAGTACACGGTGGCGTTCGCCTTCGACGAGACCGTGCTGCTGCAACCCGGCTACGCGCGCGCCGCGCCAATGCGCAGCGGTGGCGACGAAGTGGTGATCGTGGTCGAGGACAGTCCGCGCAAGGTGGTGCTACAGCATCTGCTGGTGGAGCCCAAGAGCGGGCACGTGACCAAGCACTGGCGCCAGGACTGGATCTACGAGGCGCCGCAGCGCTTCGAGTTCAGCGCCGATCAGACCTGGCAGGTGCGCCCGCTCGACGCCGCGACCACCCGTGGTGCCTGGACCCAGTGCGTGTACGAGGTCAGCGACGCGCCGCGCTACTGCGGCACCGGCCGCTGGGACTACGCCGATGGCCATCCGACCTGGACCAGCGACCTGAGCTGGCGCCCGTTGCCGCGCCGCGAGTACACCAAGCGCAGCGACTACAACGCGCTGGCGGTGATCAACCGGCACACGCTGACCCCGGCCGGCTGGACCCACGAGCAGTTCAACACCAAGGTGCTGCGCAAGCCCGATGGCAGCCAGCAGGCCATCGCCCGCGAGTTCGGCTTCAACGACTACGTCAAGACCACGAGCGTGGACTTCACCCCGGCCCGCACCTACTGGAGCGCAACCCGGGACTACTGGGCCAGGGTGCGCGCGCGTTGGGACGGCCTGCTCGGCAAGCCGCCGGGCGTGCAGCTGAAGACCAAGGTCGATGGCATGGCGATCATCGTGCCGCTGTTCGCGCAGGCCGAGGCGGTGCAACAGGGCAAGCCGGTCAGCGATGCGCAACTCGATGCGGTGTTCGCGCAATGGACGGCGCCGGCGCCGGCCGCGCGCTGA
- a CDS encoding Hemin transport protein, giving the protein MRIAAPARTGPERIAAPLPRPAQLAALGTVLCLYRAHTGAELIGWRHACSVAAHLDVDSDGVLESLRFYDRQQQCCWRLYLLPDSDFVAWDMLLSALPAAQDAADGGVAERLWRRVAGRLRGDGWHARALRLHAADGVLAASVAGVSPLGASIARRIARLEAAEGDVLVDYCCCARAGRPAPRSDPERPWPLLRL; this is encoded by the coding sequence ATGCGCATCGCTGCGCCAGCGCGTACCGGCCCGGAGCGGATCGCCGCGCCGCTGCCGCGCCCGGCGCAGTTGGCCGCACTGGGCACGGTGTTGTGTCTGTACCGCGCCCACACCGGCGCCGAACTGATCGGCTGGCGCCACGCCTGCAGCGTGGCCGCGCACCTGGACGTGGACAGCGATGGGGTGCTGGAGAGCCTGCGCTTCTACGACCGCCAGCAACAATGCTGCTGGCGCCTGTACCTGCTGCCCGACAGCGATTTCGTCGCCTGGGACATGCTGCTGTCGGCGCTACCCGCGGCGCAGGATGCCGCCGACGGCGGCGTCGCCGAGCGGCTGTGGCGGCGCGTCGCCGGGCGCCTGCGCGGCGACGGCTGGCACGCACGGGCGCTGCGCCTGCACGCGGCCGATGGCGTGCTGGCGGCCAGCGTCGCCGGCGTGTCGCCGCTCGGTGCCAGCATCGCCCGCCGCATCGCGCGCCTGGAGGCGGCCGAGGGCGATGTGCTGGTCGACTACTGCTGTTGCGCCCGCGCCGGACGCCCTGCGCCGCGCTCCGATCCCGAGCGGCCGTGGCCGCTGCTGCGGTTGTGA
- a CDS encoding TonB-dependent hemoglobin/transferrin/lactoferrin family receptor, giving the protein MFRTAPLTGALWLALAACAHAAPAPASASDADDAASAAAATRDFDRLQVTATRTQRAIVDVPGSVDVIDREQMDRALVHDLKDLLRYTPGVSATGNSGRFSGISGIRIRGLDGNRVLIQTDGIPVSDTFSFGSYLNANRNFVDMDTLKRVEIVRGPASALYGSDALGGVVAYVTKDPADYLAPGKDSYVGLKFGYESEWKGLFAGALVAFGGDRWSGMAALSHRQGQESETQGDNRSIGAARTAPNPLSSDGRSLLSKLVYAPSANQRFKLTVEGNEDYSRIDALSNVTASILSQRGRDHQTRARVSLAHEVDQLDTLLADDLQWQLYRQDSQSLQRTDERRSNGTLRHMEHDFDQRLYGLQANLHKRVDQGRIVHDISYGIDLSHTDTHEKRDGRTLNLRTGTISKTVGMETFPVRDFPITETLKAGAYLQDEIALADGRFSLTPALRADYYRLSPQVDAIFATDNPGVAAKKISDRNVSPKLGAIWRLDDAWSLYANYAHGFRAPPYNDVNIGFTNLLIGYTAIANPDLKPETSRGAELGVRYAGPAVYAGLSAYRNAYRDFIESYRFVGFNADGLMLYQSRNVDRVTIHGVEAKAGIDVGALDARWSGWSLQASAAYARGDNRTDGTPLNSVDPLRGVLGLGYDHSTWGTQLVATAVAKKRRPELPSYYTPAGYATLDLLAHWRFTEGARLDVGVFNLADRRYIDWNMLPGATLARSSVLDRYTGAGRNVSVSLALDW; this is encoded by the coding sequence ATGTTCCGTACCGCCCCGCTCACCGGCGCGCTGTGGCTGGCTCTGGCCGCCTGCGCGCATGCCGCTCCCGCACCCGCCTCTGCCTCCGACGCTGACGACGCCGCCAGTGCGGCGGCCGCCACCCGCGATTTCGATCGCCTGCAGGTCACCGCCACCCGCACCCAGCGCGCCATCGTCGACGTGCCCGGCAGCGTCGACGTGATCGATCGCGAACAGATGGACCGCGCACTGGTCCACGACCTGAAGGATCTGCTGCGCTATACGCCCGGCGTGTCCGCCACCGGCAACAGCGGCCGCTTCAGCGGCATCTCCGGCATCCGCATCCGTGGCCTGGACGGCAACCGCGTGCTGATCCAGACCGACGGCATCCCGGTCTCGGACACCTTCAGCTTCGGCAGCTACCTCAACGCCAACCGCAACTTCGTCGACATGGACACGCTCAAGCGCGTGGAGATCGTGCGCGGTCCGGCCAGCGCGCTGTACGGTTCGGATGCGCTGGGCGGGGTGGTCGCCTACGTCACCAAGGATCCGGCCGACTACCTGGCGCCGGGCAAGGACAGTTACGTCGGCCTGAAGTTCGGCTACGAGAGCGAGTGGAAGGGGTTGTTCGCCGGCGCGCTGGTCGCCTTCGGCGGCGACCGCTGGAGCGGCATGGCCGCGCTCAGCCATCGCCAGGGCCAGGAAAGCGAGACCCAGGGCGACAACCGCAGCATCGGCGCCGCCCGCACCGCGCCCAATCCGCTCAGCAGCGACGGCCGCAGCCTGCTCAGCAAGCTGGTCTACGCGCCCAGCGCCAATCAGCGCTTCAAGCTGACCGTGGAAGGCAACGAGGACTACTCGCGCATCGATGCGCTGAGCAACGTCACCGCCAGCATCCTGTCGCAGCGCGGCCGCGACCATCAGACCCGCGCCCGCGTGTCGCTGGCACACGAGGTGGATCAGCTCGACACGCTGCTCGCCGACGACCTGCAGTGGCAGCTGTACCGCCAGGACAGCCAGAGCCTGCAACGCACCGACGAGCGCCGGAGCAACGGCACGCTGCGGCACATGGAGCACGACTTCGACCAGCGCCTGTACGGACTGCAGGCGAATCTGCACAAGCGGGTCGATCAGGGGCGCATCGTCCACGACATCAGCTACGGCATCGACCTGTCGCACACCGACACCCACGAAAAGCGCGACGGCCGCACGCTGAACCTGCGCACCGGCACGATCAGCAAGACCGTGGGCATGGAAACCTTCCCGGTCCGCGACTTCCCGATCACCGAGACGCTCAAGGCCGGCGCCTACCTGCAGGACGAGATCGCGCTGGCCGACGGCCGCTTCAGCCTGACGCCGGCGCTGCGTGCCGACTACTATCGGCTGTCGCCGCAGGTCGATGCGATCTTCGCCACCGACAATCCCGGCGTGGCGGCGAAGAAGATCAGCGATCGCAACGTCTCGCCCAAGCTCGGCGCGATCTGGCGCCTGGACGATGCCTGGTCGCTGTACGCCAACTACGCGCACGGCTTCCGCGCGCCGCCGTACAACGACGTCAATATCGGCTTCACCAACCTGCTGATCGGCTACACCGCGATCGCCAATCCCGACCTGAAGCCGGAGACCAGTCGCGGCGCGGAGTTGGGCGTGCGCTATGCCGGTCCGGCGGTCTACGCCGGCTTGAGCGCGTACCGCAACGCCTATCGCGACTTCATCGAGTCCTATCGCTTCGTCGGCTTCAACGCCGACGGCCTGATGCTGTATCAATCGCGCAACGTCGACCGAGTGACGATCCACGGCGTGGAAGCCAAGGCCGGCATCGACGTCGGCGCACTCGATGCGCGCTGGAGCGGCTGGTCGCTGCAGGCCAGCGCGGCCTATGCCCGCGGCGACAACCGCACCGACGGCACCCCGCTCAATTCCGTGGATCCGCTGCGTGGCGTGCTCGGCCTGGGCTACGACCACAGTACCTGGGGTACGCAACTGGTCGCCACCGCGGTGGCGAAGAAGCGCCGGCCGGAACTGCCGAGCTATTACACGCCGGCCGGCTACGCGACGCTGGACCTGCTCGCACACTGGCGCTTCACCGAAGGCGCGCGGCTCGACGTCGGCGTGTTCAACCTGGCCGACCGCCGCTACATCGACTGGAACATGCTGCCCGGCGCGACCCTGGCCCGCAGCAGCGTGCTCGACCGCTACACCGGCGCCGGGCGCAACGTCTCGGTCAGCCTGGCGCTGGACTGGTAG
- the hemP gene encoding hemin uptake protein HemP → MTAQPVLLRHPETLSLRERTVPRAVPAEETISSQALLKGRREVLIQHGDRVYRLRHTSNDKLILTK, encoded by the coding sequence ATGACCGCTCAACCCGTGCTGTTGCGTCACCCCGAGACCCTGAGCCTGCGCGAGCGCACCGTGCCGCGCGCCGTGCCGGCCGAAGAAACCATCAGCAGCCAGGCGCTGCTCAAGGGCCGCCGCGAAGTGCTGATCCAGCACGGCGACCGCGTCTATCGTCTGCGCCACACCAGCAACGACAAGCTGATCCTGACCAAGTGA
- a CDS encoding aldo/keto reductase — protein MHYRRLGATGLQLSALSFGAWINFGGQTGRDEARNLIAAAWDHGINFFDNAEVYAHGRAEQVMGDVIADLRLPRDGFCVSSKVYFGAVESPRPTQRGLSRKHVTDACHAALKRLRVEYLDLYYCHRPDPDTPVEETVRAMDALIRQGKVLYWGTSEWPAERIREAAQVARALGLHGPSMEQPQYNLLHRERVEQEYAPLYAELGLGTTIWSPLASGLLTGKYNDGIDPASRLGQERNAWLQQEVIGSPTQRRVERARAFTALAAAEGVTPAALAIAWCLRNPHVSTVILGASRVAQLLENLAALELAARDDAAWWERVDAAVR, from the coding sequence ATGCATTACCGTCGCCTCGGTGCCACCGGGCTGCAACTGTCGGCGCTGTCGTTCGGCGCCTGGATCAACTTCGGCGGGCAGACCGGCCGCGACGAAGCGCGCAACCTGATCGCCGCTGCCTGGGACCACGGCATCAACTTCTTCGACAACGCCGAGGTCTATGCGCACGGCCGCGCCGAGCAGGTGATGGGCGACGTGATCGCCGACCTGCGGCTGCCGCGCGACGGCTTCTGCGTGTCCAGCAAGGTCTACTTCGGCGCGGTCGAGTCGCCGCGCCCCACTCAGCGCGGGCTCTCGCGCAAGCACGTCACCGACGCCTGCCATGCCGCGCTCAAGCGGCTGCGAGTGGAGTATCTGGATCTCTACTACTGCCACCGCCCCGATCCGGACACGCCGGTGGAGGAAACCGTGCGTGCGATGGATGCGCTGATCCGCCAGGGCAAGGTGTTGTACTGGGGTACCTCCGAGTGGCCGGCCGAGCGCATCCGCGAGGCGGCGCAGGTGGCGCGTGCGCTGGGCCTGCACGGGCCGTCGATGGAACAGCCGCAGTACAACCTGCTGCATCGCGAGCGCGTGGAGCAGGAGTATGCGCCGCTGTACGCCGAACTCGGCCTGGGCACCACCATCTGGTCGCCGCTGGCCTCGGGCCTGCTCACCGGCAAGTACAACGACGGCATCGATCCGGCCTCGCGCCTGGGCCAGGAGCGCAATGCCTGGCTGCAGCAGGAGGTGATCGGGTCGCCCACGCAGCGCCGGGTCGAGCGCGCGCGCGCCTTCACTGCGCTGGCCGCAGCCGAAGGCGTGACGCCGGCGGCGCTGGCGATCGCCTGGTGCCTGCGCAACCCGCACGTGTCCACGGTGATCCTCGGCGCCAGCCGGGTCGCGCAGTTGCTGGAGAACCTGGCTGCGCTGGAGCTGGCCGCGCGCGACGACGCGGCGTGGTGGGAACGGGTCGACGCCGCGGTGCGCTGA
- a CDS encoding NupC/NupG family nucleoside CNT transporter, which yields MVEGLGRIGFGLFGLAVLIGITWLFSNNRRAVDWKLVATGLVLQIGFASLVLLVPGGREVFDWLGQVFVKVLSFVNEGSSFIFGSLLDTKTYGFIFAFQVLPTIIFFSALMGVLYHLGVMQAVVRVMAWAITKVMRVSGAETTSVCASVFIGQTEAPLTVRPYIPRMTESELLTMMIGGMAHIAGGVLAAYVGMLGGGDPAQQAFYAKHLLAASIMAAPATLVVAKLLIPETGTPLTRGTVKMEVEKTTSNVIDAAAAGAGDGLRLALNIGAMLLAFIALIALVNAPLTWIGDVTGLASVIGRPTNLSTIFGYVLAPVAWVIGTPWPDATTVGSLIGQKVVINEFVAYTELSRIVQGQVPGVSLSAEGRLVATYALCGFANFSSIAIQIGGIGGLAPERRHDLARFGLRAVLGGSIATFMTATIAGVLSHFA from the coding sequence ATGGTCGAGGGATTGGGAAGGATCGGCTTCGGCCTGTTCGGTTTGGCGGTGTTGATCGGGATCACCTGGCTGTTCTCCAACAACCGCCGGGCGGTGGACTGGAAGCTGGTCGCGACCGGCCTAGTCCTGCAGATCGGGTTCGCCTCGCTGGTGCTGCTGGTCCCCGGCGGCCGTGAGGTGTTCGACTGGCTCGGCCAGGTGTTCGTCAAGGTGCTGAGCTTCGTCAACGAAGGCTCCAGCTTCATCTTCGGCAGCCTGCTCGACACCAAGACCTACGGCTTCATCTTCGCCTTCCAGGTGCTGCCGACCATCATCTTCTTCTCCGCGCTGATGGGCGTGCTGTACCACCTGGGGGTGATGCAGGCGGTGGTGCGGGTGATGGCCTGGGCGATCACCAAGGTGATGCGCGTGTCCGGCGCCGAGACCACCAGCGTCTGCGCCAGCGTGTTCATTGGCCAGACCGAGGCGCCGCTGACGGTGCGTCCGTACATCCCGCGCATGACCGAGTCCGAACTGCTGACGATGATGATCGGCGGCATGGCGCACATCGCCGGCGGCGTGCTGGCGGCCTACGTGGGCATGCTCGGCGGCGGCGACCCGGCGCAGCAGGCGTTCTATGCCAAGCATCTGCTGGCGGCCAGCATCATGGCCGCGCCGGCGACGCTGGTGGTGGCCAAGCTGCTGATCCCGGAAACCGGCACGCCGCTGACCCGCGGCACGGTCAAGATGGAAGTGGAGAAGACCACCAGCAACGTGATCGATGCCGCCGCCGCCGGCGCCGGCGACGGCCTGCGCCTGGCGCTGAACATCGGCGCGATGCTGCTGGCGTTCATCGCGCTGATCGCGCTGGTCAATGCGCCGCTCACCTGGATCGGCGACGTCACCGGCCTGGCCAGCGTGATCGGCCGCCCGACCAACCTGTCCACCATCTTCGGCTACGTGCTGGCGCCGGTGGCCTGGGTGATCGGCACGCCATGGCCGGATGCGACCACGGTCGGTTCGCTGATCGGCCAGAAGGTGGTCATCAACGAGTTCGTCGCGTATACCGAGCTGTCGCGTATCGTCCAGGGCCAGGTGCCGGGCGTGAGCCTGAGCGCGGAAGGCCGGCTGGTCGCCACCTACGCGCTGTGCGGCTTCGCCAACTTCAGTTCGATCGCGATCCAGATCGGCGGCATCGGCGGCCTGGCCCCCGAACGCCGCCACGACCTGGCCCGCTTCGGCCTGCGTGCGGTGCTGGGCGGCTCGATCGCCACCTTCATGACCGCGACCATCGCCGGGGTGCTGTCGCACTTCGCCTGA